Genomic DNA from Bacillota bacterium:
GATTCCGCCCGCGAAGGGTAAGACCGGAGGGGAGGCCCCACCTGTCGACGGGCGGGTCGTCGTCGCGTGCGTAATGCGCCTGCACCGGCCCAAAGGCGTGGCTGCGCTCCTGGAGGCTGCCTCCCGGCTGCCCGGCTCCACCCGTGCCCAGCTCTGGATAGCAGGAGACGGGCCAGAAAGGCCCTCCCTGGAGCGATTGGCCGTCCGGCTCGGGCTCGAGGGGCGGGTGCGCTTTCTGGGCTTCCAACCTGACCCCTCGCGGATCTGGGCCTGTGCGCACGTTGCCGCCTTGCCCTGGCTGCGGGAGGGTTCGTCGTACTCGGCGCTCGAGGCCATGGCGGCAGGCCTGCCGGTCGTTTCGTTCGACGGCCCGGGGTGCCGGGAGGTCCTGCCCGAGGGCGCGGGCGTTGCCGTTCCGCCGCACCCGGTCGATGCCCTGGCGGAGGCCCTCCGGCGCCTGGCTGACGATCCCGCCCTGCGGCACCGGATGGGCGAAGCCGCGCGGCGTGCGGCGCTCAGCCGCACGGCGGCCGACATGGCCAGCGAGACCCTGGCCGTCTACCGGGAGGTGGCGCAAAACCCCCGATGAACGGCGACGGCCGGCTGCGCCGG
This window encodes:
- a CDS encoding glycosyltransferase family 4 protein, yielding MLTHLSTLLRALALLGIESTVAGPPGSLQRLQERLARARPTPSLTFAELPLRDGLCPADDLRAVGRLRHLLELLQPDVVHAHGHKAALAAALAAGRRDSARTGQRPALVVTVHNLLPEGSRLRSSIDRRLALSGLGRASRVITVSRVLRQFVEELAPGVPVRVVPNALDPAWIPPAKGKTGGEAPPVDGRVVVACVMRLHRPKGVAALLEAASRLPGSTRAQLWIAGDGPERPSLERLAVRLGLEGRVRFLGFQPDPSRIWACAHVAALPWLREGSSYSALEAMAAGLPVVSFDGPGCREVLPEGAGVAVPPHPVDALAEALRRLADDPALRHRMGEAARRAALSRTAADMASETLAVYREVAQNPR